The Pseudomonas sp. MH9.2 genomic interval CATTTTCGATGGCCTTGTCGCCATTGAGTTCTGTAATGCTGACCACCATCTGTTGAATGAGCTGGGTCAAATCGGCGTTGACTGATACTGCACTTCCCATGACCACCTCCCTTTACCCCCGACATAAAGTATTCAGGAATCGACCGACAGAGAGTTGCACAGTAAAAGGCATTTAAAAATAAAGGAAATTATAAACAGGGTTTACTTACTTACCAACAAGCCACTTCCTACAAAGCAATAAGAAAAACCTTACAGACATTTCGCACGATCATAATGGAAGTCATGGCCTATCGTCGGCCGCAATCACCCTCTATCAAGGGTAATTGCAGTTAGAGGGCTTACAACGAAGTCCCTGCAGACGAAAAGCAAAACGTTTTAGAACGCCGACAGGTCAATCACCGCAAAACTGGCGACATTAGCGTGTCCAACCAACTCGCCGCCATTGCGAACCAGGCCACAAGTTGGCATGCCCGCTTGTTGCGCAGCGTCGAGTTCTTCGACGATATCGGACAAAAACAGAATCTCCTCTGCCGGACGACCTATTGCTGCGGCAATGCTGCGATACGACTGCGGCTCGCGCTTGGGCCCGGACGCCGTATCGAAATAGCCGCTGAACAGCGCAGACAGATCGCCTGCATCAGAGCAGCCAAAAATCAGCTTCTGAGCCTGAATCGAGCCAGACGAGTAGACATACAGCTCATAACCTTCCTGATGCCAGCGCTTGAGCGCCTCGACCGCATCCGGGTAAACATGGCCTTTCAACTGGCCAGCTCGATAGCCCTGCTCCCAGACCATGCCCTGCAGCGCCTTGAGCGGCGTGGCCTTACGGTCTTCGGCAATCCACTCCAGCAAAATTTCGATCACACGCTCGACATCAGCCTGGGGTTCGTCGATTTCGTGGCGCACCGCTTGCAACTGCAAGGCCACCGCAGGCTGAGTGGCCTCTTGACGAATAAAGTCCGGCAAATGCCTGGCGGCGTAAGGGAACAACACCTCAAACACGAAACTCACCGCGCTGGTGGTGCCTTCGATGTCGGTAAGGACAGCTTTAATAGGCATGCAAACTCCGGGTCTTTAGTCTTCAAGCCGTGGAAAATGGTTGGCTATCTGTTCGCCGGTGAACGTTGCCACCCAGCCTTCCGGGTTGTTGAACAACCTGATCGCCACGAAATGCGGGTGTTCCCCCATGTCGAACCAATGACGAGTGCCCGCCGGGACGGAGATCAGATCATTCTTCTCGCACAGCACGGCATATACATAGTCGTCGATGTGCAGCGTGAACAAACCACGTCCGGCCACGAAGAACCGTACCTCGTCTTCGGCATGTTGGTGTTCATCAAGAAACTTGGCGCGCAGTTCGGCTTTCTGCGGATGGTCGCGGTCGAGGCTGATCACATCCACCGTGACGTAACCGCGCTCGGTCATCAATTTATCGATCTGTACCTGATACGCGGTAATCACTTTTTCCTGGGAAGCACCCGGCGTGACGGGTGCCGTCGCTTGCCAGCGATCGAAGCCAACGCCATGTTCGGCCAGGGTTGAGGCGATGTCTTCCAGATGGGTCAATACTTTGTTCGGCAAATCAGGCGTAGAGACGTGATAAACGGACAAGCTACTCATGACGGCATTTCCTTAACGGTTCAATAGAGCGCGAGTCTTGAGCTCGCACTCGAACAAAAATTCAAACGCTTCGATCTGACGCAATGCATCGCTCATTCGCGCGCCCCAGGTGTAAAGACCGTGGCCACGAATCAGGTAGCCGGGGCAATCAGGGTGGGCGTCGAGCCAAGGTTGGACCTTTGCCGCCAATCGGGCAATGTCCTGATCATTTTCAAAAATCGGCACGATAACCTTTGATTCATGGGTCGCCACGCCCGCAAATGCTTTCTGCAGTTCATAATTTTCGAACACCACCCTATCCCCCGCCGTCAGGCGCGACAACACGGTCGCATTGACAGAATGGGTGTGCAGCACTGCGCCTACCTGTGGCTTACAGCGGTATAACTGGGTGTGCAGCAAGGTTTCGGCAGAAGGCTTTTTGCCCGGCTCCAGGCTGTTGCCGGAAAGGTCGGTGACCAGCACGTCATCCTGGCCCAACTGACCTTTATGCTTGCCTGACACTGTCAGTAACGCGGTGGTCGCCGACAACCGTGTCGAATAATTACTGCTGGTGGCTGGCGACCAGCCACGGCCATACAAAAAGCACCCGGCGTCGATGATTTCCTGAGCGAGTTGTTCGCGGGTCATGCCCTGTCCTCTTTCATTCGTGTCGCAATCATGACGGCTGCGGCGAGCGCCGCAAGACTGGCAATGCTGAAGGTCCAGCTCGGCCCCAATACATTCCAGCTATAACCAGAATACAACGCCCCCAAGGCACCTCCAGTGCCGGCGAGCGCGGCATACAGCGCCTGCCCTTGACCCTGCTGCCCGGGGCCGAAACTGCGCTGCACAAAATGGATAGCCGCCGCGTGAAAACTGCCGAACGTCGCGGCGTGCAGGATCTGGGCAAACAACAACACAGGCAAATGTTCGGCGAAATTGCCCAGCAGCAACCAACGTAACGCAGCCAGTAAAAAACTCGCCATGAGCACATGGCGAAGGGTAAACCGCGTCAGAATCCGGCTCATCGACAAAAACATCAACACTTCGGCCACGACTCCCAAAGCCCAGAGTAGACCGATGAGGCCGCGACTGTAGCCCAAATGCTCCAGATGCAGGGTCAGGAAGGTGTAATAAGGGCCGTGGCTCAACTGCATCAATGCAACGCTGGCGTAAAAAGCCAGAACACCGGGACTGGCAAGCTGTTTAAGAAAGCCGCCACTGGCCAACCTGTGCGTCGACGGTGCGGGTTGCGCATTGGGCACCCACCAACTGCTGGCGACAATACCGGCCATGATCAACAGTAGCGCCTGCGGGTACACGTCCAGGCTGAACCACTCGAACAGCCGACCCAACGCCACCACCGTGAGGATGAAACCAATAGAACCCCACAGCCGGACCTGGCTGTAGCGGGCGGTCTGCCCCTGCAAATGGGCCAAGGTGATGACTTCGAACTGCGGCAATACGGCATGCCAAAAGAACGCATGCAACGCCATGACCATTGCCAGCCAGGCGTAGCTCTTGTCGAACAGGATCAAGGAAAACGTCAGCAGCGTACAGATCGCCCCAAAGCGCACAATCGCCAGGCGGCGCCCGGTGTAATCTCCCAGCCAACCCCAGATATTGGGGGCGATGCAGCGCATCAGCATGGGGATGGCTACCAGTTCACCGATGCGTGCGCTGGAAAACCCCAGGTGATCAAAGTACAGCGCCAGAAACGGCGCTGTCGAACCCAGCAAAGCGAAGTAGAACAGATAGAAACTGGACAATCGCCAGTAAGGGATCTGACCTTCGGGAAGTGAAACCACGGCTAAACCGCCGTGGCTGCATCACCGTCATCGAGCATTACAGTTGCCCCAGAACAGGCGTCGACACCTGCACATCGGCGTTCTGCCCGCGATTGCGCAGGAAATGATCCATCAACACGATGGCCATCATGGCCTCAGCGATAGGCGTGGCGCGGATACCGACGCAGGGGTCGTGACGACCTTTGGTAATGACGTCGACCGGGTTGCCATGGGCATCAATCGAAAGTCCTGGCGTGGTAATGCTTGAGGTCGGTTTAAGCGCCAGATGGACGACGATTGGCTGCCCCGACGAAATCCCACCCAGAATGCCGCCAGAGTTGTTCGACAGGAAACCCTGCGGCGTCATTTCGTCGCGATGCTCGGTGCCGCGCTGGGCGACGCTGGCGAAACCGGCGCCAATCTCCACGCCCTTGACCGCATTGATACTCATCATCGCGTGGGCCAGTTCCGCGTCCAAACGGTCGAAAATCGGCTCGCCCAACCCAGGCTTAACGCCTTCGGCAACCACAGTAATTTTGGCGCCGACCGAATCCTGATCCCGACGCAACTGGTCCATGTAGGTCTCAAGCTCCGGCACTTTGTCCGGGTCCGGGCAGAAAAATGCGTTCTGATCCACCGACTCCCAGGTCTTGAACGGAATTTCAATCGGGCCCAACTGGCTCATGTAGCCGCGAATCCGAATGCCCTGGCTGGCCAGGTATTTCTTGGCGATGGCACCCGCCGCCACGCGCATCGCCGTTTCACGGGCCGAGCTGCGACCACCGCCGCGGTAATCGCGCACGCCGTACTTGTGGTGGTAGGTGTAATCGGCGTGCGCCGGGCGAAACAGGTCCTGAATTGCCGAGTAGTCCTTGGACTTCTGATCCGTATTGCGGATCAACAGGCCGATAGGGCAACCCGTGGTCTTTCCTTCGAACACACCAGAGAGGATTTCGACTTCATCGGCCTCCTGGCGCTGCGTGGTGTGGCGGCTCGTGCCGGGCTTGCGGCGATCCAGATCGAACTGCAAGTCTTCCAGCGAGAGCTCAAGCCCTGGCGGGCAGCCGTCAACGATAGCGACCAGTGCCGGGCCGTGGCTTTCGCCAGCAGTGGTAACAGTGAACAGCTTGCCGTAGGTATTGCCGGACATGCAGGACGCTCCGCGAAAATAAGCTAAAACAATCAAACGGTCTGTTTATCAATCAAAAACCGCAAGCACGCCAGTATACGCAGGCTGCCTGAGTAGTTCATCCTTCAAGCGTATTGCCGAACCTTATCCGCGTTGACGCGTCCAATCGGCACTTGAACAGATGATGGCCTACCGATGTTACGAGTCACCACTTTAATTCGTGCTATTACCGTAACCCTGCCCCTGCTGACAGGCCTTGCCCACGCAGCCACACCCAGCGTATTGCAACGTCCCATCAGCCTCGATACGGGAACCGGCGAGCTGTTTGGCACCTTATTGCTGCCCAGATCCGACGCCCCTGTCCCCGTGGTATTAATCATCGCTGGATCCGGCCCCACCGACCGTGATGGCAACAACACCGACGGCGGTCGTAACGACAGCATGAAGCTTCTGGCGAGAGTCCTCGCCAAACACAATATCGCCAGCGTGCGCTACGACAAGCGGGGCGTGGCCGCGAGCAAAGCGGCCACGCCCGATGAGCGCAACCTGAGCATCGAAGCCTATGTCGCCGACGCAGCGGCCTGGGGAAAAATGCTCAAGACTGACCCACGCCTGGGACGCTTGATTCTCCTGGGGCATAGCGAAGGCGCCCTGGTCGCCGCCCTCGCCGCAGAGCAAGCTGGAGCTGCGGCAGTGATTTCCGTCGCAGGCACCGGGCGCCTGGTGGATCAAGTGTTGCGCGAACAATTGCAATACCGATTGCCCCCACCCTTGCTGCAACGTAGCGAACAGCTGATCGACTCGCTTAAGGCAGGCCACACCGATGACAACGTGCCACCCGCTCTCGATGTGGTATTCCGCCCGAGCGTGCAGCCGTATTTGATTTCGCTGCTCCGCCAGGACCCGGCCGCCGCCTTCGGAAAACTGCAGGTTCCGGCGCTGATCATTCAAGGTCGTAACGACATTCAGGTGGGGGTGGGTGATGCCGAGCTTCTCCATGCGGCCAAACCCGACGCGGAGCTGGCTCTGATCGACGGCATGAACCATGTCTTGCGTATTGTCCCCAATGACATTGGACGCCAGCTAGCGTCCTACAAAGACCCGCAGTTACCGCTCGCCAGTGAGCTTTCAACGCGAATCCTGCGTTTTATTGGCGCATTGCCCGCCGCGTAATGCGCGCTGGCCTGTCCACAAACCGGCCAATGGCCTTCAGTCCTGAAAAAAACGGCCGATAGCGGATGGCTGGCACTGAGTTTGCTGCTTGGTGCCTGGGCCACAGGACTGCTGATATGACCGACACTCAAGCCACACCCGACGCTGAAGTTGAAGCCGAAAACGCAGCCGTTGCGCCGGATCCTGCGAGCTTGCCGTGGGCGGACGTTCAACCGGAACATTTTAAAATGCTGCGCCTGGCGCCACTGCCGACCGACCGGGCCACCGGCGGCCGCCCATTGCGCTTCGTGCAGTTCGGCCGCGCCGAGCGCAACGATAAAGAACACAGCCTGTTACGCATGGATATCCAATTGCCTGCGCAACGTGTGCGCAAAGAGCAGAACCACCTGGACGTATGGGTCGATCACGCCACTCATCGGGTGCGCTTCAGCCCCGAAGCCGGGTTACAGATAGAACCGTGGAATCGTGGTCTCGGTCGCTTTCTGATGGCTCAGGGCATTCACTGGGCGCAAAAAAGATGGTCGCATTACCAGATCGACGAAAATGTGCTCGCCAGTAAAGACGCCCTTAACGAAGACACGCGCCTGCGCCGGGATAATTTTCTACGCACTCAGGGCTTCGAGATTACGTACGCCGACGCCCAGCACATGAAGGGCAGCGTCAAAGCGGTAAACGTCAGCGAACTGCTTAACACCTGGAACAGCGAAAAGGTCCAGATGGTCGAGATTCTCGACGCGGGCAATATGCTCCAGCAAGCAGAACAGAACTTGCAGGAGCAAGACGTCAAGCTGCGCAAACAGGAGGAGTCCGTCACCCGATTCAAACGCGAAGACAGCAGCTTGCGCTTCACCATCGCTTGCCTGGTGGCGTTCGCGGTATTCCAGGCTGGGCTACTGATCTGGATCGCTACGCACCGTTAGGTTTCCCTTGCGTTAGGAGGCCCCACCGAGTCTTCGCCGCCGCGCTGTCACACAGAAAACCAGGTTGTGATTTGTGTGTTGTTATCGGTGGTGGTGCACCAGATTGCGTAATTGCATGGACTTGACCACCCATTTGCATTGCCACTGATCAGTCAATTGCATTCGTGCTGACCCACCGTTTGCATTCGACTTGACCAGCAGGCGACGTAGTGACGACTGGCAGAGAACGGCCATTTTCTGCCGGTTGCGAAGGCAGAAATCGGCCAATTGCCGTTACTCGGAGTCGACATTCCACCTGAATAGAGCGTTGACCACGAACCTGAAGATCCCCACTCCTACGCGGCTTTCGTGCGGTTCCCTCGTTGGTGATAAAGTCTCGCCAAATCTTAACGAGGGAACGACATGAAATTGTTCGTAGGAGCTTTGGCGGTGCTGATGTTGGCGGGATGTGCTGACTCTGGCCCAATAAAAGTTGGCCCAGACACCTACACGATTTCAACGCGCGTTCCTTTCGGTGGTCCTGCCTCCGCGAAAGGGCAAGCTTTGAAGGAGGCAAACGCGTTTTGTGTGTCCCAGGGAAGGGAAATCCTCCTCGACCATATGCAGGCGAGCGAATGCGCGCTACACGGAGGCTGTGGGGAAGCAGAGATATTTTTCTTTTGCCTAGCCTCGGGTGATCCGCAGCTGAAACGTCAAAAATACAGCCCCGACCCGACTCAGAAGATCGAAATTGATCAGCGGTAGACAGCTCCTGTAGTAGGCTCGGTTGAGAGCCGCGGCAACCTAGTGTCTCGGAAATCCTGACACGAAAAAGCCCAGACTAGTGCTGGGCTTCGTTGTTTCTGGGGTTATGCGGCCAGGGTCGTCATCTCTTGCGCGATGCTTCCAGGTAGCGTGACGAATGACATCTTTCGATTACTGCCTGTCGCCACCCGCAGCAATGGGTCGCCTGCGGCCTCCCACGACGGCCAGAAGCGGCCTGTCGCAACAGATCGACAACCTGACTGACAATCTGTTGCAGTGATGGTCACGGGGAACGGGTCAAACCTTCGCCCCGCCCGTCGCTACTCGCTTGGATATTCGACATAAGCGATGACCTTACCAAAGGGCGCACTGGCCATACCGATAGGCATGCTCAACGTTGGGTGCCCTGGTACCTGAGTATTGATCACCGAAACTTGCTCTCCTGGGGCGGAGTTGTCGGCGGCAACCATCAACAAGTAGGCACCATCAGCCGGCGCAACGCCGGTCCAAACGATCGCCAGGGCGTTGGTACCGGTCAGGTTGTCAGCCACGACATTACCTTGCATATCGAGCACCAGCGCCTTGGGTTTCAGTGCGCTCTTTGCCAACCCCATGCACATGTTGTTGCACATCGAGATGACATTGATCTTGTAGCGTTGGCCCTTGCGTAACGAGAACTCGAACAGTCGATAGTTACTTTTTTCTGCACCTGAAGCGATACGGGGATCCGTTGCGCTGATTTCCCAGCGGGTGGGAAACAGACCACGATTGACCGGCAACGGCACCGCCTGTGAGAGGCGGACCGCCTCCTGGAAAGAGTGAGCAATGGGGGTACCGCTCGCCTGGACCTGGTCGGTGTACTGCTGCCCAGAATTGTTCGAACAGCCGACCAGCAGTAGAGCTGCCACCAAGGGAAGTGTGTATTTAAGCATCGCGAATCGTCCACGGAGTTCTGTTGAATTTGAATTCCGCGCTTTTATGTGAAATCTGCGAGAATTTGGTCAGCCAAACAATTTTGGTAAATAGACCTCATTGCTTTCCCTGCTCGTCATCTTAGCTGAAGTGGCGCAGGCTAGCCTTCAAGCCTGGGCAATAGGCCATCATAATGGTTATTTTAGGCTTTTTCCAATGAATGGAGTCTGGCCTTGATCGAGAGAAGAGTACGGATGTTCTCTAGGGCTGGGGCTGTCATCGAGTAGCGATCAGGTGTAATTGGTGAGGAGCGCCTTGTATTTCCCGCTATAGATTACGCCATCCAGCGATGGCCTGGTCGGTCAGAACTGAATCGCCCCGGTTTCGTAGACACCCGAAGGCCGCTTGGGGTCGTTTTCAGCCGGTCACGACAGGCAGAAAACGACCCACTCCGGCCAGTCATGACAGGCAGAAGTCGGCCGATTCTGTTGAAAAAGTCGGCCTTAGTTTCCATTGAAAAAAGTAAGCGCCTGAGATTGAAATCCAGAATTTTCGCGGAAGCATTCGGACTGAGATTTCACGTAGCAGCGTGCTAGAAGGAGCTTTCACCGATCAATTTTTCGGCAGTTTGAAAAAACCGACTTTTTCAACAGAATCGGCCGGTTGCAGTCCTTCAGTCCTTGACTGAAGCACTCCCCCTGAGTGGCACCCGCTGACACCCATCAACTGCAAAAACTGGTCAGCGCGAATGCAAACGACTGGTCAGTGGCGATGCAATTAGGTGGTCAAGTGGGATGCAATTACGCATCAGATAAACCGCCTTCGCGAACAAGTTCGCTGCCTGGATTTTGTCTGAATTGACTGCCGAATTACGGCAAGGCCCCTTCTCCCGAAGGCTGGAGCAAGGGAAGTCCGAACCTAAGCGAGGATCCGTATAGGAGGGGCAAAGCGTTAATGAGATGGTCAGCCCAGCACGAGCCCCCGGTAAACCTAAACTTACCGGGGTTCTCACTTTCTCGAAGGCGCCGTATCACGCCCCCCTCATTACGATCAAACCCGAGAAGCGAACAGCGCTTGATGTTCGCGGCATTGCTCGGCCGATAACATGAACACGCCATGCCCTCCCCGCTCAAACTCCAGCCAGGCGAAGTCGACTTCCGGGTACAGCGCCTCGACATGGATCTGGCTGTTGCCGACTTCGACGATCAGCAAGCCCTTCTCGGTCAAATGTTCCGCAGCCTGACTGAGCATGCGCCGCACTAGGTTCAGACCGTCATCGCCACAGGCCAGCGCCAACTCCGGCTCATGTTGATATTCATCCGGCATGTCGGCGAAATCTTCGGCATCGACATAAGGCGGGTTGGAGACGATCAGGTCGAATCGCTGCCCCGGCAAACCGTCGAAACCATCACCCTGCACGGTGTAGAC includes:
- the mtnC gene encoding acireductone synthase is translated as MPIKAVLTDIEGTTSAVSFVFEVLFPYAARHLPDFIRQEATQPAVALQLQAVRHEIDEPQADVERVIEILLEWIAEDRKATPLKALQGMVWEQGYRAGQLKGHVYPDAVEALKRWHQEGYELYVYSSGSIQAQKLIFGCSDAGDLSALFSGYFDTASGPKREPQSYRSIAAAIGRPAEEILFLSDIVEELDAAQQAGMPTCGLVRNGGELVGHANVASFAVIDLSAF
- a CDS encoding acireductone dioxygenase, which codes for MSSLSVYHVSTPDLPNKVLTHLEDIASTLAEHGVGFDRWQATAPVTPGASQEKVITAYQVQIDKLMTERGYVTVDVISLDRDHPQKAELRAKFLDEHQHAEDEVRFFVAGRGLFTLHIDDYVYAVLCEKNDLISVPAGTRHWFDMGEHPHFVAIRLFNNPEGWVATFTGEQIANHFPRLED
- a CDS encoding methylthioribulose 1-phosphate dehydratase translates to MTREQLAQEIIDAGCFLYGRGWSPATSSNYSTRLSATTALLTVSGKHKGQLGQDDVLVTDLSGNSLEPGKKPSAETLLHTQLYRCKPQVGAVLHTHSVNATVLSRLTAGDRVVFENYELQKAFAGVATHESKVIVPIFENDQDIARLAAKVQPWLDAHPDCPGYLIRGHGLYTWGARMSDALRQIEAFEFLFECELKTRALLNR
- a CDS encoding MFS transporter gives rise to the protein MPYWRLSSFYLFYFALLGSTAPFLALYFDHLGFSSARIGELVAIPMLMRCIAPNIWGWLGDYTGRRLAIVRFGAICTLLTFSLILFDKSYAWLAMVMALHAFFWHAVLPQFEVITLAHLQGQTARYSQVRLWGSIGFILTVVALGRLFEWFSLDVYPQALLLIMAGIVASSWWVPNAQPAPSTHRLASGGFLKQLASPGVLAFYASVALMQLSHGPYYTFLTLHLEHLGYSRGLIGLLWALGVVAEVLMFLSMSRILTRFTLRHVLMASFLLAALRWLLLGNFAEHLPVLLFAQILHAATFGSFHAAAIHFVQRSFGPGQQGQGQALYAALAGTGGALGALYSGYSWNVLGPSWTFSIASLAALAAAVMIATRMKEDRA
- the aroC gene encoding chorismate synthase; protein product: MSGNTYGKLFTVTTAGESHGPALVAIVDGCPPGLELSLEDLQFDLDRRKPGTSRHTTQRQEADEVEILSGVFEGKTTGCPIGLLIRNTDQKSKDYSAIQDLFRPAHADYTYHHKYGVRDYRGGGRSSARETAMRVAAGAIAKKYLASQGIRIRGYMSQLGPIEIPFKTWESVDQNAFFCPDPDKVPELETYMDQLRRDQDSVGAKITVVAEGVKPGLGEPIFDRLDAELAHAMMSINAVKGVEIGAGFASVAQRGTEHRDEMTPQGFLSNNSGGILGGISSGQPIVVHLALKPTSSITTPGLSIDAHGNPVDVITKGRHDPCVGIRATPIAEAMMAIVLMDHFLRNRGQNADVQVSTPVLGQL
- a CDS encoding alpha/beta hydrolase, with protein sequence MLRVTTLIRAITVTLPLLTGLAHAATPSVLQRPISLDTGTGELFGTLLLPRSDAPVPVVLIIAGSGPTDRDGNNTDGGRNDSMKLLARVLAKHNIASVRYDKRGVAASKAATPDERNLSIEAYVADAAAWGKMLKTDPRLGRLILLGHSEGALVAALAAEQAGAAAVISVAGTGRLVDQVLREQLQYRLPPPLLQRSEQLIDSLKAGHTDDNVPPALDVVFRPSVQPYLISLLRQDPAAAFGKLQVPALIIQGRNDIQVGVGDAELLHAAKPDAELALIDGMNHVLRIVPNDIGRQLASYKDPQLPLASELSTRILRFIGALPAA